One region of Pseudomonas sp. B21-040 genomic DNA includes:
- the rhlB gene encoding ATP-dependent RNA helicase RhlB, producing MTVLKALKKMFGKSEAEQLAPVPSAPSHTPSHRTDGNQPGRTATVAAPKHEPMTTPATPSAPATADEQPRSEAPKPAKPRREPKPKVSVIPWKLEDFVVEPQEGKTRFHDFKLAPELMHAIQDLGFPYCTPIQAQVLGFTLAGKDAIGRAQTGTGKTAAFLISIITQLLQTPPPKERYMGEPRALIIAPTRELVVQIAKDAADLTKYTGLNVMTFVGGMDFDKQLKHLEARHCDILVATPGRLLDFNQRGDVHLDMVEVMVLDEADRMLDMGFIPQVRQIIRQTPPKNERQTLLFSATFTEDVMNLAKQWTTDPSIVEIEAQNVASENVEQHIYAVAGADKYKLLYNLVNDNGWERVMVFANRKDEVRRIEERLVRDGVNAAQLSGDVPQHKRIKTLEGFREGKIRVLVATDVAGRGIHIDGISHVINFTLPEVPDDYVHRIGRTGRAGADGVSISFAGEDDSYQLPSIEALLGRKISCETPPTHLLRAVERKRP from the coding sequence ATGACCGTGCTCAAAGCACTCAAGAAAATGTTCGGTAAAAGCGAGGCTGAGCAGCTCGCGCCAGTTCCCAGCGCTCCGTCTCATACTCCCAGCCACCGCACCGACGGTAATCAGCCTGGCCGGACCGCAACCGTAGCGGCACCGAAACACGAGCCGATGACCACACCGGCCACTCCCTCTGCCCCGGCGACTGCCGATGAGCAGCCGCGTAGCGAAGCGCCAAAACCGGCAAAACCGCGTCGCGAACCCAAGCCAAAAGTCTCTGTCATTCCCTGGAAACTCGAAGATTTCGTCGTCGAACCCCAGGAAGGCAAAACCCGCTTCCACGATTTCAAACTCGCCCCGGAACTGATGCACGCCATCCAGGACCTTGGCTTTCCGTACTGCACGCCCATTCAGGCGCAGGTGCTTGGCTTTACCCTGGCGGGCAAAGACGCCATCGGTCGCGCCCAGACCGGCACCGGCAAAACCGCGGCGTTCCTGATTTCGATCATCACCCAACTGCTGCAAACCCCGCCGCCGAAAGAGCGCTACATGGGTGAGCCGCGGGCGCTGATCATTGCGCCAACCCGCGAACTGGTGGTGCAGATCGCCAAAGACGCAGCGGACCTGACCAAATACACCGGCCTCAACGTCATGACGTTTGTCGGTGGCATGGACTTCGACAAGCAACTCAAGCACCTCGAAGCCCGCCACTGCGACATCCTCGTCGCCACCCCGGGCCGCTTGCTCGACTTCAACCAGCGCGGCGACGTGCACCTGGACATGGTCGAAGTCATGGTGCTGGACGAAGCCGACCGCATGCTCGACATGGGTTTCATCCCGCAAGTGCGTCAAATCATTCGCCAGACGCCGCCGAAGAACGAGCGTCAAACGCTGCTGTTCTCCGCAACCTTCACCGAAGACGTGATGAACCTCGCCAAGCAATGGACCACCGACCCGTCGATCGTCGAGATCGAAGCGCAGAATGTGGCCAGCGAAAACGTCGAGCAGCACATCTACGCCGTTGCCGGTGCCGACAAATACAAATTGCTCTACAACCTGGTCAACGACAACGGTTGGGAGCGGGTGATGGTCTTCGCCAACCGCAAGGATGAAGTGCGACGCATTGAAGAGCGTCTGGTGCGTGATGGCGTCAACGCCGCGCAACTGTCTGGCGATGTACCGCAGCACAAGCGCATCAAGACCCTGGAAGGTTTCCGCGAAGGCAAGATCCGCGTTCTGGTCGCCACTGATGTGGCCGGTCGCGGCATTCACATCGACGGCATCAGCCACGTGATCAACTTCACCCTGCCGGAAGTCCCGGACGACTACGTGCACCGCATCGGTCGTACCGGCCGGGCGGGCGCTGATGGCGTGTCCATCAGTTTTGCCGGGGAGGACGACTCCTACCAGTTACCGTCCATCGAGGCGCTGCTGGGTCGCAAGATCAGCTGTGAAACACCACCGACGCATCTGTTGCGGGCGGTTGAGCGCAAGCGCCCATAA
- a CDS encoding alpha/beta hydrolase yields the protein MTEPLILEPVKAADACVIWLHGLGADRYDFLPVAEALQETLLSTRFVLPQAPTCAVTINGGYEMPSWYDILAMSPARSINREQLEASADRVIELIEEQRASGIDASRIFLAGFSQGGAVVLHTAFLKWQGPLGGVLALSTYAPTFSDQLELSASQQRIPVLSLHGQYDDVVQNAMGRSAYEHLKQRGVTVTWQEYPMGHEVLPEEIHDIGTWLTERLR from the coding sequence ATGACCGAGCCCCTTATCCTTGAACCCGTGAAGGCCGCAGACGCCTGCGTTATATGGCTTCACGGCCTGGGTGCCGACCGTTACGACTTCCTGCCGGTGGCGGAAGCGTTGCAGGAAACCCTGCTGAGCACCCGATTCGTTTTGCCCCAGGCGCCGACCTGTGCCGTCACCATTAACGGCGGCTACGAGATGCCGAGCTGGTACGACATATTGGCCATGAGCCCAGCACGCTCGATTAACCGTGAACAGCTGGAAGCGTCGGCGGACAGGGTCATTGAATTGATCGAAGAACAGCGAGCCAGCGGAATAGACGCCTCGCGGATTTTCCTGGCAGGCTTTTCCCAAGGCGGTGCCGTGGTGTTGCACACCGCATTCCTGAAATGGCAGGGGCCATTGGGTGGCGTACTTGCCCTCTCCACTTATGCCCCGACGTTCAGCGATCAGCTTGAGCTTTCAGCCAGCCAGCAACGCATTCCCGTGCTGTCGTTGCACGGTCAATACGATGACGTGGTGCAAAACGCCATGGGCCGCTCTGCCTATGAGCATTTGAAGCAGCGTGGTGTCACCGTGACATGGCAAGAGTACCCAATGGGTCACGAAGTGTTACCCGAAGAGATTCACGACATCGGCACCTGGCTTACAGAGCGTTTGCGTTAA